The segment CGCGGGAGCCGATGTACGATGATCAAaacgaaaaggaaaagggcAGCACccgcgaagaagatgccTCGGTGGCGCGCGACGCCGTCCTGGTCGACGACGGTGAGCAGGCGGCCAACATCTTCAGCGAAGGCGGCAAAAACTACAGAACCATGGGCCGCTGGGACACTGCTCTCGTGCTCGCGTCCAACCAGGTCGGCCTGGGCATTTTGTCTCTTCCCAAGATTCTCGACGTCTTGGGCATCGTCCccgccgtcatcaccattATAGGGCTCGGCGTCGTCTCGTGGTACACTGCCTATGAACTCCTCCAGTTTTACCGCAAACACCCCCATGttgtcaacatggctgaCATGGCGCGCGTGATTGGCGGCGTGCCATTCGAGGTCGTCTTCGGCATTTGTCTCCTCATCAAGATCTGCTTCACGTGCGGCTcggccaccatcaccatctccATTGCGCTCAACACGATTTCCAACCACGGGCTTTGCACCGTGGGGTTTGCCGGCATTGCGGCCATTgcctgctggctgctgtgCCTGCCTCGCAAGTTCAAATTCGTGGCCCAGGTCGGCCTTCCCTccaccatcagcatcatTGCGGCggtcctcatcgtcatcatcagcctcGGCATGTCGCCGCCTCAGAATGCGCCGCCCGGGTTCGAAAAGACGCTCAAGATTGTTGGCGACCCGTCCTTTACCGACGGCGTCAACGCCGTTCTCAAGGTGTGCTACGCATACGCTGGAAACGTCGGCTTCGTGTCGtacatggccgagatgaagAACCCGAGCAAAGACTTCGTCCCCGCCCTCACGGTCCTGCAGGTCTTTTCCGTCGCCCTGTACCTCATCACGGCCGTCGTCATATACTGCCTGTCTGGCCAGTACACGACCTCGCCGGCGCTGGGATCCGCGCCCACCATCCCGGCCAAGATCGCGTACGGCATCGTCCTGCCGGCCATTCTCTCCACGGGGCTCGTCTTTGGCCACACGGCCATCAAGTACCTCTACGTCGTGGCCATGCGGGCCATGAAGTCGACGCACCAGCTTACCGACAGATCGGTCAAGTCATGGGGCACCTGGATCGCGTGCGCGACCCTGTTCTGGACAGTGTCGTttgtcattgccaacgcGATTCCCATCTTCGACTCGATCCTGTCCATTGCGTCGGCCACGTTTATCGCGTGGTTCACCTTTGGCATCAGCGGCGTCTTTTGGTACCACCGCAACTGGCAGGAAAAGTTCCACAGGAAGAACATCCCCCTTGCCATTGTGAATGCCTTGCTTATTGTCCAGGCTCTCTTCATGAACGGGGTGGGGCTGTGGGCAGCGATTCGGCAACTGGTTGACATTTTCAACGACAAGGAGAACAAGATAGGAGGTGTGTTTCCGTGCGGAGATAACTCGTTGTTTTAGCAGGCTGCGCAGGGCGTATGGGAAGAAACTTGGAGTTTGGATGGTGTTTGTCTTGTCATGTATAGTGGCCGTGGTTGTAGGGATGCAAATCAATCTTTTTATCCGGCCGATTCAATTCCATTCCGTGCATCAGGGCAGATTGTGACAGACCAGTGAGTGTACGCAGGTACAGTCGGTTCTCTCTTTTGGTGTCAGACTGACCAAAGTCCCTACATGTACGGGACAAGGGAAAGTGTCAATACTGCAGCGGCAGCTCAGCCTAGTCGACAGTCTCACCGACGTAGCCGTCTCTTCTCTACTATCGGCAGAATGACAACCGATACGTGCGCGAGAGCCGCTCAACTCGCACTCTTCAACGACACCCAGGCTCgcttttgttcttggccttgtcgcctCCCACCCATTTCACGTACACGAGGACGCCGCTGTCCAAGATGAATGGCGGAAGGGAAACGCGCAATCTCTCCGCCCAGATCCTTCCACGGCTGCCGTTTACCGGCGTAGAAGCCCGATTCTACAtggttattttttattacGGGTGTAGGCAGGAAGATATTTCTTGTAgattaatataataataggcTTGCTAGtaatatagcctttttaattaatttacaTACATGGAACCAGCCAAGGCAGTCTCCTCCAGCTTGACCAGCTACTCCTATACTGCCTTGGACTAAAACTTCTAGTCCTGGACTTATTGGAGGCTCGGGAGAGTAGTGCGCCAGGCGTTATTAGACGTGTTCAAGTAGCTACAAAGGCCAGGAAAAGGATTTATAAAGAAAGCTTACATGTACTAattgccatctttgccttgtcAACCTAGAAAACTAGAAAAATACTATATCCCTCATTTACATCTTGGAATATAAGCAGGGTAGGATGGCTTAAATAGCAAAATagacttgaccttgacacTAATATCTCAACTCACTTAGACGCATCCTCAAGTCTCTCCGCCGTGCCATGCTCGGCGTATGCCTATGTCCTTTATGGATAGCCGACCTTTGCAATTTAGTGTCACATGCCTTATCCACGGCAATCAACTCATCTCGAGTAGCTTTGATCTCGGTCTGAGGcgcctctgcttcttcagcGGACTCGTTCTCGCAGATCCACCAACCTGACAGCGGCTGGATAGCATGCATTTTTGCGTCCCAAGAACAAGTCGCCGCCCTTCTCTCCCGGGCAATGTAGGGATAGATGGAACGGGCCTGGATCCCCACGGAGCCGGCTATCATGGTGCAGTTAAACTCATGTCCGTTGTCGTCGACCTTGACGGGCACGGAGCAGAACCCGGCTGGAATGTTTTCCGAGTCAATCACGGCGTGCCATGTACCGTTGCGACACTTGCGCGATAGCTGTGCTTCCCCCTTTTCGTTCCAGAAACAAAAGGCCGCGATCCACCCAGAATACCTACAGAGTCCGCTCATTTGGTGTTTATCCGCGACGCTGTTCCAGAATCGGATCACGGCCGGACTAGACGGCTCTGTGAAGGAGAGGACCATGTTTCGCAGGATCGGCTTCAACATGTCTGCAAATTGGCCTGGCTCTTCTCCCAGCTGCGCTAGCTTGTCCAACCTAGAAAGGATATCCTCCCAGTCTGCGACTTCACCAAGGAGTGTTACGGACGGAATACCGCAGAGCATGCGAATAGTATACGAGAAGTACTTTTGCATAGCCCCCATGAACAAGACAGAGGCAACGGCAATGTCGGTTTGCGACGTCGTGGAGAAGGACGGCATAACCCAGGTGCGCAGCTCCGGGTCCTTGACGTTCTTGGCCATCAAATGCGTCATTGCGCCGGCGATAGCGCCAAAGTCTACCGTTTCCGTAGAGCCGCACACGTCGAGTATCAGTTCCTTCTTCCCTTCGTGCTCGACGAAGCATGATCAAAGACTCTCGGCGTGGGCGTTCACGTAGAAGCCGACCTGGGTTATAATGGCGAACCACACGTCTTCTGGTCGTATGCACAGATGATGGTGCGAGCTGTATGCGTTGATTGCTGCCCACACGAATCCGTTGGGACTCGAGGACGTGTGATTTTCCCCGAGCAGACGGCCATCAAAGGAGCTTTGAATGACTCTGCTTGTTCTCCGGTGCTCCTTGGGACTGACCAACTCGAGGAGTTTCCCAGAAGTGCCAACTCTAGAGGAGCGCCAGTTTTCGGCGGCATGATTGACAATGGTGAGCGTGACGGGCATTGTGAATGGCTGACGATGAAGGTGAAAGGGGGGCCTCGATATAGTATTGGAATGATGGGGAAGAATCAATGGTCAAGAGATTCTATTCCGTCTCCCCGACGTGGTGTCAAACTTTTATATCCCGCCAACGTGGTTACATAAAGCTTCAGAACGAGGCTGTGTCGGTGATG is part of the Metarhizium brunneum chromosome 4, complete sequence genome and harbors:
- the mtr_6 gene encoding N amino acid transport system protein, producing MKFLNLKGEKEPREPMYDDQNEKEKGSTREEDASVARDAVLVDDGEQAANIFSEGGKNYRTMGRWDTALVLASNQVGLGILSLPKILDVLGIVPAVITIIGLGVVSWYTAYELLQFYRKHPHVVNMADMARVIGGVPFEVVFGICLLIKICFTCGSATITISIALNTISNHGLCTVGFAGIAAIACWLLCLPRKFKFVAQVGLPSTISIIAAVLIVIISLGMSPPQNAPPGFEKTLKIVGDPSFTDGVNAVLKVCYAYAGNVGFVSYMAEMKNPSKDFVPALTVLQVFSVALYLITAVVIYCLSGQYTTSPALGSAPTIPAKIAYGIVLPAILSTGLVFGHTAIKYLYVVAMRAMKSTHQLTDRSVKSWGTWIACATLFWTVSFVIANAIPIFDSILSIASATFIAWFTFGISGVFWYHRNWQEKFHRKNIPLAIVNALLIVQALFMNGVGLWAAIRQLVDIFNDKENKIGGVFPCGDNSLF